The following DNA comes from Capsicum annuum cultivar UCD-10X-F1 chromosome 7, UCD10Xv1.1, whole genome shotgun sequence.
aaaagatgagaaaaacaCAGAAGAATGTGAATCTAAAAAGAAGTCGAAAGTAGAATACTTGCAAGCTGCATGCAAACCAAAATATCCAAGGCCAGGTACTCCACACCTTTTTCATGTAGAAAAAAGAATTGGAAGAAAGGAGGATAACTCCTCATATCCTTGGGAGGAACTTTGTCAGCATACATATGTTCAGAGGGAGCATCTTTAAACCCACCAGAATTCAAATAAGAAAAGGCATGATGGAGGCAAGACACCACAATTAAACCTGACGGCACTAGCCACAGCCGCACCCCTGAGTGTGTGTAGAGAATTCTTGCATTTTTGATTGCTTATATATGTAAAGTACCATGATACGGAGAAAGAAATTAGCTCTACTTTCCATTACCAAGAATTTATGTTCATTGAACTGACAATCAGATGCAAGATCACTCTAAAATTGCACCTTAAGTTCCTCAAAACCTTCCAAGACCCATATTCAGCTGAATATTATTGTCACAAGACAACAcacctacaaaagaaaaaggcCGAGAAACCCAAAACAGGTAAAGAAAATTCAGCGTCAATAAAGATGTTGAAGATGTTGACCTCAGCAATAAAATGATACTGGTAGATGAAAACAGTATGGCAAGAACTCAAGTCCATAGTCACAATAGAACTTATCACAAGAGGAGGTCGTTTGTCCCAATCTATCCATGAGAAAACctaaaaaagaaccaaaaacatGACCAAGTCAACATCGCAGAGATCCGACaaccaagaaaactcaaaaagcTCCCAGAGCCTGAATGCTAATTCTCATTTTCATCAGCCACATGGAACAATAGTTATCTACACTTGATAATAGATAATGTTGGCATATATCTTATCTACTTCTCACAACGCACAGAAAAATCAATTTGAAGCCCCGTAAANNNNNNNNNNNNNNNNNNNNNNNNNNNNNNNNNNNNNNNNNNNNNNNNNNNNNNNNNNNNNNNNNNNNNNNNNNNNNNNNNNNNNNNNNNNNNNNNNNNNAAGGGAGTTGATTTGGGCTTTTGGTAAAGAGCATGTTTGTTAAACACGTCTCTTATTACCTCAGGGTCCCATACTAATACCATAGGCTTTGGCCCAAGCCATATAAAACAGTTTTTACCTGTAAAATTTTGTAAATCCAAAGTTGAGAAGATGACATAAATGATCTCTTATGGTTGATGGTAGGTTCAGATAAGCCAGTAAGTAAATACAAAACAGTTTTACTCATTTAATTTTGTCAAAAGTTAATATTGGTAATTGCACTATAAAAAAAATGTTAGCAATGGATAACTTTGTCactaaatagtaaataaataGTAAATACAAGCCGCTAATATTATTTAACGATAGATTATTATCAATAAATCATGTTAGCTTCAAGTTATTTCTTGACATATTAGCGACAACTTTCTTAGCTAATTCCCACCTAGCGACGAATTTTTAATGTATCCGTCCACTCTTAATTAAGAGTCCTAATTCAAATCTTAGGAATGGAATTATGTGAGTGAGGTTTTCCACTAGTATTTTAAATTAGTCGGGCTAAAAAACAGGCACAGAACACCATTAGGTGCTAAACAAAACGAAAACTTACCATGTTTCTTGATTGCTGCAACAAAATAAGGAAGAATTCTGGGAGATATATCATCATCAGAGACATTCAATGGTTTGGATTTAGCATCTTCAAAGCTTTTGGACAACCCTTTGAGGTCTCCAAAAATTAATTTGTAAGAGTTCCCTTTGAGACCTTGTTTTCTTAGGCACTTGTCTAGTTTCCTTGACCTAAACCATGCCCAATCCAACAACCTCCATGCATATATTGCTAAAATTATTGCAaacaaaaatgagactaagtaggAAGCAACAATTTCCATACCTTAACTCATTTCATCTATGGAAATATATAATTAATGTGTTATATATACTAGTGTTTGAAGTTGATAAGAGGGAAATTGAAAGTGATATACTTCCTCCGTCCAAAAAATAATTGTCATACTAGCTTATTTCACatccaataagaaaaataataaataaaaaatatagtttacTATGTTATTCTTAGTATTTGTTAGACGATGTTTCTTGATATTTGAGCACTATTAAGAAGTAGTTTTTAAATACttcattctttttaatttatttgtctgatTTTGACTTGATGCacagtttaagaaagtaaaaactaatttttagattttttgttcttaaattaaaaatatgtaaaaagttCCAAACTATTAATGTTGTGATCTTAAACATGGCAGGTGGAAGATAAAGAGtttccaaaataagaaaaatacatttttttaaacagactaaaaatgaaaataagacaaacaaattaaaacgaaTGAAGTACAAGAATATTGAAAACACTTACTCCCTTCATTTCGTTTTAGTTggtcttcttttttaaaatatgtgtttcaatttagttgtttctttgataaaatcaagaggattttattatattcttttaatattatccttattattaaatcctaaacaaagtgtatatacttaattttatcattttaaagtataattaataaggttaatttgataaaataaattcataataaatatttttttaaagggtATCAAATCTATAAGGGTCAATTAATATGAAACTGAAAGagatattattttttctcttggaCTTCTCAAACGACAATTATTGTAAGATAATTCTCTGTTTAAAAGCGACACTTATTCCGCAACAAAAGGAGGCAAGATGAAGTGTAACCCTTTAACTAGTCAATTGGATATGACAAGAACGCTCTTGTACCACAATTAACTTACTTCCTCcaatttcatattagttgatctCTATTTACTTGATACACTCattaaaaaaatcttaattaaaaatttattttatcaaattaatattattaattatactttaaaattataaatttaaataaatacattttatttagttatttaatattaaaaatactattaaaagaatataataaaaaaaaattttggtctcatcaaataaataactaaattaaaataaatatttttaaaaaaataatcaactaaAACGAGATAAAGGGAgtatatatttttcctttttgacaaGAAATAAAGACGGACATGCACAGATCCTGTGACTAAGACACCCTTCTAGAAAGAGCATCTGTCAGTTGGCtaggtacatatatatgtaaataatattttaaaaatatttatgtatatataataaccCAATCATTAAAAATTTATCTGTATTGAATATTTATATCGACTTGTGTTAATTATTATGGTTAACAAGTTTAATAAAGTAGAATGGTTAACAAGTTTAATAAAGTAGAATACTTGTATGCCCCCACTCCCCTACTTTAATTTGTGTGAATCAATTGATTGAGCAAGAAGTTTAACGGACTAAAAGGGACAAAATGATAAGTTTaagctaaaatatttttaaattcaaaagtgATCGttcctttctaaatagattaaaAATGAAATTCAGCCACTTAAATTAAAACGAAAGATATAACACTCACAATAATGAAGTAAAAgaaatttatatacaaataacatAGCTAACATATAGGGAAAAGAACAttctataacactttttaaaataaatagatcaagttgaaaaacttttcaaaaagtgatcagtcggatatactattttcGTTTTATaatcatttcctaatttgggtcattttaacctacgtagtccatatacaatactgatacaatctatatacaatactgatacaatctATATTCAACTTGAGCAATccgacccttttaaaaatattttaattttttttgctgtACATTTTTTAACAgatcaaatattctatttttttaattgcttagaaataataattaaattatataaaaacgatataattgttaaatagaatatatatctatatNNNNNNNNNNNNNNNNNNNNNNNNNNNNNNNNNNNNNNNNNNNNNNNNNNNNNNNNNNNNNNNNNNNNNNNNNNNNNNNNNNNNNNNNNNNNNNNNNNNNtatagattatagattatagtttAGAgataaaccaaaacaaaatatttgttaaatttcAAAGTTCAATAGATTTTCATATGTCATTAATAAACAAAAATGTACATTACCAATAAATCCATAAATAGTTGTATTGTattgacaaaaaattaaaatagtgaaCAAATGcatctaaaattaattaaaaatttaaatctttcaaaatttaCGTAATTGTAGATTGTTTCGTaaatttcagtctcttggtgagaaTTTACCACTTGAACTGACAAATATCTTTGTCCAAACGTTGAACGAAAGGACATTCAATAGCTTTGCCTTGAAGGTTGTCCAAATATCCTTGTCCAAACACTTTCGTATTCATCTTATGTATTCACTAGTTCTTGTTCCTTCACTCTAATGACTTGTGCAATAATTCTTCATCAAAAGCCTTTTCTTGTGAAGTTATGACAATAACTAATGAGTACTATTTatgtccattttttattttagatatttatacttaaaatttattatgtgtatgatattaatgatgattttcataaatatttaatattttattttataaataataataatatatttcttacaaaatataagtGTCCAATgtttaaatatgattattataGAGCAGTAGTTTTATAAAGAGTGGACTACCACATTGAATGTCATTATGCTATAGGTTTTTTGGAACAAACTAACTTGTATTGAAAGATAGAGAATAACTTACAATTACTGAAAGTTGTAAACAagctaaaaagggaaaaaaaaatcaagaatggaGGGAGATTCCAGACTATTACaaagttaagaaattaaaagacaaCTTCATCCCTGATCCTCTTTGGTAGCATCccttttgattatataaataagTTATGTTGCAGAGCTCTTGGCAACACTGCCTGGTGCTACTGGTGCTATTGGTACTGGCACAGTTGGCCCTTGCTTGGCATTTGGGACCACATATTGGTCCAAGTATTTAGGGGGCTATTTTTCCCTATTATTGCGGCGTAGTGTTGCCCCGTGGTCTTGTAGATTTGTTACATTGCCTCCTTCAGAAAGACgaaccttgtcctcaaggttcAAGTCAGGAAACCTTTGACGGAGAAAGTGAGAATCCTCCCAATTAGCATCCTCAAGAGGTATCCCCTACCACTTGATAAAAAATTGTAGCACCTGATGTGCGCCTCTAGTAATGGTGCGGCTGTCTAGAATTGATTTCAGGGAGAGCATGAGTGAAGAAGAATGATCAAGGAGAATAATAGGAGTGACTTGTTGGTCCGGAGTACCCAAACATCTACGAAGAATGGAGATATGAAATACAGGGTGAATTTTCAATGAAGGTGGGAGGTCCAACCTATAAGCGACCTCACCAACTCGTTGAACCACCTTAAATGGCCCAAAGAATCACCGACTGAGTTTGGTATGGCGTTAGAGGCAGAGAGAAAGTTGTCTGTAGGGACACAAGCGAACAAAGACCCAATCGCCAACCTGAAATGCCACATCCTTGCGGCCTTTGTCAGCGTATCTCTTCATACGAGCCTGAGCAAACTGCAAATTAGACTTCAGCAGTGCCAAAGTATCATCACGTTGCCTAAGGGAATGATACAATTATGATCGTGATTATGGACCAATACGTAAAGAATCAAGCTCGGGTGGCTACCCAACTAAtagaacaagctttgaagtgtagataacaagtcccaacactctaAAGCCATCATATATGCACACTCCAAGGCCTCCCTTTTGTcttggctcattaagggcattctagtcattttgtattaagttgaaacctaggctataaatagaacatgttaggtcattttgtcataacttagatgatattttgagagccctttgagagtgttcatacaagtgtggatatcacttgtgataagtatggaatcacttgtgttggttgcttgttttgaaacattggttgcttggggattccattcccttgaggtcaccataagaacttgatattatttgtatgaattcttgggtcttattgttcaatatacacttttatttatagtgtttgtacattgtgtgtcaagttatctatcattctatcttattattgttgttgcgtTCATTCTCGATTTTGGGTACCCAAACCCGAGACTttgttgtgtcatttttgttcttgttattgtgttgtaatcttagtttATGGTTCACTGATTATAGGTATTGAACACCTTAGAATCTTGTTGTTATCgtgcttgtattgttattgtgtagtgaacccgagaggggtcaccaaaaggggTCCTCGATTCTTCAAATCATGGACTGTTTTAGTGAGTGTTagtctttgattttattttaacaaGATTAATATTAGACTTGAGAGttagaaaaaaaagtgaagtgtTCTTGAGACTGTTCTTGGCAGAAAGTTGGGCCTTGTTGTAGTCTTGGCCAAGACATTTTCTTTGTGActagatcttgtagtcttttgtttgattagattgtttctagtgttggtttctttctcaccaacactaaaagtgtctagatctaaaggtttGAGCTTATGTTGTTGAACTTGTTGTAAACTTGAAGTTGGCCATgggttgatattgttgttcttGACCGAGTGGTACAATTGTTGTAGACTTAGAGATGAATATTGGTAGAgttgttgttcttgagaaattgttgctgtgatcttgttgttcttgaaagGTCTTGACCAATATAAAGTATAACATAGATCCAAAAAGGTAtaagataaagttgaaaagttgttggtgaagagacttgaacacatcacttcaaagacttgtcaagcactttttcatatttcaaggaccttgttttATGGGAATAGTACAAGTCAAGTCTCACCTTTTTGAGtgaatttgaaaaagtttctaaGACTTGAATTTTCCTACCAAAAGGCAAACTCTTCCATTCCAAATTGTATCAAGATAAAAGCTTCAAGTTGGTGATCAAAATTGTGTGGGACCGAGACCAGTTACGTGGCTGCCACGTcatcacgttttactgttcatgcaacataattaagctcaaatttttgatttcttagtttctaatctttgttttttagttgcattttgttgattctattgctaactagtaattgtctactaggtAGTAAATTAGTTTTTGGGTCGTTTTATTCGTGTATacgtttctttgtgtgcttttatctttttgaaatttgttgtagtttcttggttcaagttcgtacgtattttctttgagttgtttcaaaagataatctattccaaCCTTAAGCCTCAATTGGTACCAAGTAATCTCCTTGGAGTATAAATGAGttaccaacacttgtgaggccaattgAGAGGCATTTCAAAGTGTGAGAGCTTGAGAGATTGTGAGGAtgttttcttttctaacattaactagtttgttgttttttgtgtttttgttttagaatttcttttgTTAGGAACTATGGCATTGGAAAAGGTGACCATGAACGATTTGATGGCTGCCATAATGCGTATGAAACATAACCTTAGTAGTCGAATAGagagaatggaaaaaataatggaCCGAGTGGAAGAAAGAATGGAAGGGACGGAAAGCTCTCTTTGTAaggagttggataacttgatagagaatccaagccttcctaatcaagCTCCTGTGAGTGGACATGCTACACAtaagctacaaggtaatcaaactaactcttatactctagtgaatgaggctagtatccaactaagtgtgaatggtAGGTTGTTTTTAGGTGAGACGAATGTGCCTCCATTTGGTGATGATAATGTAAAACTTGAGATTAtcgatacactagttgatccatcTAGTGTTGAGGCCATTGTggcaagtgatagtacattgtcttatggaagtcatgaagaccaacttgtgtgtgaaaatggtgatgttgaacatgttggccgaTTGACTATGGATGACCCTCtagttatttttgttgtagacCATGCTAGTATAGAGGGGATATATGATTGTACTAGTCGTAGTATTGAAAAAAGTAAATGCATCCTAAACTCGTGTCCATGGACACTCCACCCATTTGATCTCGGTGATTATTTGAAGTATGGTGATGAGGATGTCTTTTGAaatgacttgaatgtgcatggaATATATGGCCTTTCTATCTCGGCTTTCAAGCctatttgttgttccaagaagagtctatgttttccacttgatgagcaactcttgttccttgtttcttgtcacacttatgtggatagaCTAGTTGGCTCTTTCTTGGGAGGGTATTCGGGTAAGAGGGATGTTGGGTGTATatgaagtttgagccaccttggcaagatgttatgattgattacactaatactaaccctcataccttgaggaaattttgtttgtttgtccttcctattattttgcaaggttcggattcgaggttgaatcctttttcaagaaggggaggatgatacaaggaTGATCGTGATTGTGGACCAATACGTAAAGACTTAAGATCGGGTGGCTGCCTAACTAATataacaagctttgaagtgtagctaacaagtcccaacactctaAAGCCATCCTATATGCACACTCCAAGGCCTCCCCTTTGTCTTGGCTCATTAAGGGCGTTCTAGTCATTTTGTATTAAGTtgaaacctaggctataaataaaacatattagaTCATTTTTtcataacttagatgatattttgagagatctttgagagtgttcatacaagtgtggatatcacttgtaacaagtgtggaatcacttgtgttggttgcttgttttgaaaCGAAGGTTGCTTGAGGATTCCGTTCCTTTGAGGTCACCATAAGAACTTGATGTTGTTTGTATGAATTATTAggtcttagtgttcaatatacactttggttcatagtgtttgtgcattgtatgtcaagttatctatcattctatcttattattgttgttgtgttaaTTCTCGGTTTTGGGTGTCCAAACTCGAGaccttgttgtgtcatttttgttcttgttattgtgttgtaatcttagtttCTGGCTCGctgattataggtgttgaacaccttagaatcttgttgttatcatgcttgtattgttattgtgtagtgaatccgagaggggtcaccaaaagggATCCTCGATTCTTCAAATCATGGATtgttttggtgtgtgttagtgtcttccttgtcgatcttgtatcagtGAATCAGCCATAGCTGGTAGAGTGTTGTCATCCATAATATATCGAGCAATTATCGGGGTGGGACGACCATACACTACCTCAAAAGGGGTTAGCTTAGAGCTATGTTGGTAAGAGGTGTTATACCAAAACTTCGCCCACGGAAGAAGATGAAACCACCTGAAAGGAGTATCAGCTGCAGAGCAGCGGAGATACATCTCCAAGTATTTGTTAAGAGCCTCTGTTTGACCTTCCGATTGAGGGTGATACGATGAACTTTTAGCCAATTGAGTCCCCTGTAACTGATTAATTTCAGTCTAGAATTCAGATAAAAAGATGGGATCACGATCAGAGACAATCGTGGAAGAAAAGCCATGGAGTCGGATATACTTCCGCACAAATACCTCTGCAATCTTATGACTTGTGAACGTTGTTGGCAGAGCAATAAAATGGTCATACTTTGAGAGTCTATCTATAATGACTAGTATAACAGTGCAACCATAAGAAGGTGGAAGGATAGTTACGAAGTCCATAGAAATGTCCTCAAAAATAGCAGATGGAATGGGAAGGGGAAGAAGAAGACCAGCAGGCTTAGAACAGGTATCCTTCATTTGTTGACATATTTGACAATTTAGAACAAATTCTTTGACATCGTTGCGCATCCTTGGCCAATAAAAATTAGAGGAAAGACggtgaaaatttcttgaaatacCCACATGTCCATCAATTTTTTAAGAATGAAATTCCTCCAAGAGTATCTTCTTGATATCAGGATCGGGGGGAATGAAAAAGCGATTTCGAAAGAGTAGAAGACCATCTTAAAAGGAGATGTGGGGCAATAAGGCAGAGTCAGTAGACAACTGTCGATGAAGGGTCAAGTAAATTTGTATTTGTTCTGTTAAGTTGTCGTAATTTGTGGATCAAGGCTATCTCAGTGACTGCTAGAGTTAAACAAGCATAGTGGGAACTCGAGATAACGCATCAGCAACGGAGTTTAGCTTTCCAGGACGATATAagatttcaaaatcaaaaccaatcaACTTGCTGAGCCAACATTGCTGCTCAGGTGTCTGAATAATCTGATTAGTAAGGGCTTTCAGTGGTTGTTGATCTATAATAATGAGGAATTTTTGACTCAACAAATATTGTCTCTACTTTCGAACAGCCTGTGTAATAGCAAACATCTCTCTTGTGTAAGTAGAGGTTGTCTGTATTCGTGCAGATATCTTTTGACGGAAAAAGGCAATTGGGTGTCCTTCTTGACATAAAACAGCACCAATACTAGTGCCAGAAGCATCCATCTCCACaaaatattttagtaaaatttggCAAAGCGAGTACGGGAATAGAACTCAACGCCTGCTTTAGAGTGATAAAGGCAGCAGAGGAAGCATTCGACCATACAAAGGAGTCCTTTTTCAAAAGGTCAGTTAATGGTGAATCTAGTTGAGCATACCGTTTGACAAATCGTCGATAATACCCTGTTAAGCCCAAAAACC
Coding sequences within:
- the LOC107878451 gene encoding cytochrome P450 CYP72A219-like (The sequence of the model RefSeq protein was modified relative to this genomic sequence to represent the inferred CDS: added 84 bases not found in genome assembly), giving the protein MEIVASYLVSFLFAIILAIYAWRLLDWAWFRSRKLDKCLRKQGLKGNSYKLIFGDLKGLSKSFEDAKSKPLNVSDDDISPRILPYFVAAIKKHGKNCFIWLGPKPMVLVWDPEVIRDVFNKHALYQKPKSTPLTKLLAQGIGSYEEDKWAMHRKILNPAF